The Candidatus Berkiella aquae sequence CGAGCTTTGGATGATTATCGACGCAAAAAAGAAGGCGAGTAACGAATCTGTTACGAACGCTTGATTGAATTATAGATACCCGGAGAAATACTATGTCAGACAAAATTCAAAAGATTTTCGATTCCATCGTTGAACTTTCCATTATGGAAGTTGTTGATCTTGTTAAAAAGATGGAAGACGAATTAGGCGTTTCAGCACAAGCTGCTGTCGCTGTTGCTGCACCTGTTGCTGGTGGCGCTGCTGCTGCTGCTGAAGAAAAGACTGAATTTGATGTTATCTTGAAAGCATTTGGTGACAAGAAAGTAGACGTTATTAAAGCGGTTCGTGCTATCACCAACTTAGGCTTGAAAGAAGCAAAAGCTTTGGTTGAAAGCGCTCCTGCACCTGTTAAAGAAGCTGTTTCAAAAGCTGATGCAGATAAGTTCAAGAAAGAACTTGAAGAATCTGGCGCAACGGTTGAAATTAAATAAGACTTTTGCTCTTGATTATTTGTTTAGGCTGAAGAGGAACTTCGTTCCTCTTCAGTTTTCGTCGTTTTTAGGTGATTATTAGCTGAGGACTCCCAATGGCATTATCCTATACCGAGAAAAAGCGACCCCGTGCTGATTTTGGCAAACGCCTGAATACTTTGGAGATCCCGCCACTTCTTGATATACAGCTTACTTCGTATAAGCAAAACTTTTTGCAAGAAGATGTTCCGGTTGAACAACGCAAAGATATCGGCTTGCAGGCAGCGTTTAATTCTGTTTTTCCGATTACCAGTTTTTCTGGAAATGCACAGCTGGAGTTTGTTTGCTATCGCTTGGGAACCCCCACATTTGACGTGAAAGAATGCCAACAACGTGGCTTAACCTACGCTACGCCATTGCGGGTATTGGTTCGATTAGTATTATTTGATAAAGAAGCTTCTGGCGATACCAAAAAAGTAAAAGATATTAGAGAACAAGAAGTTTACATGGGCGAAATCCCGCTCATGACTCCTAACGGTACTTTTGTGATCAATGGCACTGAACGTGTTATCGTTTCTCAGTTACATCGATCCCCTGGTGTGTTTTTTGATCATGATAAAGGAAAAACCCACTCATCCGGCAAATTGCTGTATTCAGCGCGTATTATTCCTTATCGTGGTTCATGGTTAGATATCGAATTCGATCCTAAAGATTGCATTTTTGTACGAATCGATCGTCGTCGCAAAATTCCTGCCACCATCTTGTTGCGTGGTTTAGGTTACAGTGCGCAAGAAATTTTAGAAATATTCTTTGAAACGAATGAATATCAAATTGAAAAAGGTGATTTCATTCTGAATTTAGTCCCTGCACGTTTACGTGGCGAAACCGCTATGTTTGATATACGTGACAAAAAGGGCAATGTGATTGTCGAAGAAGGCCGCCGTATTACCGCGCGTCATATCCGACAAATGGAAGAAGGTGACGTCAAACAATTACGTACACCTCGTGAATATCTTTATGGCAAAGCACTTGCTAAAGATATTATCGATACAGAAACAGGTGAGATTATTGCTGCAGCAAATGCTGAAATCACACCTGAATTGTTAGAAGCTTTTATTAAAGCAAGCATCTCTTCATTCTCAATACTTTACACGAATGATTTGGATCATGGTCCGTACATTTCTGATACATTGCGTATCGACCCAACGAAATCTCAATTAGAAGCTTTAGTTGAAATTTATCGTATGATGCGCCCAGGCGAACCTCCTACCAAAGAAGCGGCGGAAACCTTATTCGAAAATCTATTCTTTGCAGCTGATCGCTACGATCTTTCTGCGGTTGGTCGAATGAAATTTAACCGACGTGTTGGCCGTAAAGAGATCATTGGTGAAGGCGTTTTATCCAAAGACGATATTATTGCTGTTATCCGAACACTCATTGATATCCGTGATGGACGAGGCGAAGTGGATGATATCGATCATCTTGGTAATCGTCGTGTTCGTAGCGTCGGTGAAATGGCAGAAAATCAATTCCGCGTTGGTCTTGTGCGAGTTGAGCGCGCAGTTAAAGAGCGTTTAAGCGTCGCTGAATCAGATGGTTTAATGCCCCAAGATTTAATTAATGCAAAACCTGTTTCTGCCGCAATTAAAGAATTTTTTGGTTCATCGCAATTGTCGCAATTTATGGATCAAAATAACCCACTATCAGAAGTGACGCACAAACGTCGGGTATCTGCATTAGGACCGGGTGGTTTGACTCGTGAACGAGCGGGCTTTGAAGTTCGTGACGTTCACCCAACACATTATGGTCGTGTATGCCCAATTGAAACGCCTGAAGGTCCAAACATTGGTTTGATCAACTCTTTGGCGGTATATGCTCGAACCAACGAATATGGTTTCTTAGAAAGCCCATATCGTAAAGTCGTTGATGGCAGAGTAACGGATGAAGTTGAATTCTTGTCAGCAATTGAAGAAGGCGATTACGTCATTGCGCAGGCAAATGCGACAACGAACGAAAAGCGTGAATTGCTTGATGATTTAGTACCTTGCCGTCATAAAAACGAATTCACTTTCACAACAAAAGAACGCGTACAGTTTATGGACGTTTCGCCTAAACAAATCGTGTCAGTAGCGGCTTCCTTAATTCCGTTCCTTGAACATGACGATGCGAACCGCGCCTTGATGGGCTCGAACATGCAACGTCAAGCAGTACCTACCCTAAAAGCTGAAAAGCCTTTAGTGGGTACAGGGATGGAACGTACCGTTGCAACCGATTCTGGAGTTACCGTTGTTGCTAAACGTGGCGGGATTGTGGATTCTGTTGATGCAGGCCGTGTGGTTATTCGTGTAAACGATGACGAAACACTGGAAGATGAAGCGGGCGTTGATATCTACAATTTAACGAAATATACCCGTTCAAACCAAAATACCTGTATTAATCAAGAGCCTTTGATTAACCAAGGTGACAGAGTCTCTGCTGGTGACGTATTGGCAGATGGTCCTTCTACTGATATGGGTGAATTAGCACTGGGGCAAAACTTGCTCGTGGCATTCATGCCATGGAATGGTTACAACTTTGAGGATTCCATTCTCATCAGTGAACGTGTTGTGCAAGAAGATAGATTCACAACCATTCATATCGAAGAATTAACTTGTGTAGCTCGCGATACCAAATTAGGACCAGAAGAAATCACTTCCGATATTCCGAATGTGGGCGAAAGCGCACTTTCTAAACTGGATGAGTCCGGTATTGTTTACATCGGTGCAGAAGTAGAAGCGGGTGATATTCTGGTAGGTAAAGTGACACCTAAAGGTGAAACACAGCTTACCCCTGAAGAAAAACTCTTAAGAGCTATCTTCGGTGAAAAAGCTTCTGACGTAAAAGATACTTCTTTGCGTGTTCCTACCGGTATGAACGGTACGGTTATTGATGTTCAAGTCTTTACACGTGATGGCGTCGAAAAAGATGCGCGTGCGTTACAAATTGAAAAAACAGAATTTGAGCGCATCAAGAAAGACTTGGAAGATGAATTCCGTATTCGTGAAGGTGATATTTATCAACGCGTTGAAAAAATGTTGATTGGTAAAGTTGCCGAAGGTGGTCCTGCAGGCTTAAAAGCGGGTGACAGCATCACACAAGAGTACCTTGCAAAATTAGCGCATGAAAAATGGTTTGAAATTCGCTTAAAAGACGATAAAGCAAACCAAAAGTTGGAAGCGGCTAATGAGCGTATTAAAGCTTTACGTGAAGATTATGAACAACGTCGCGATGAAAAACGCACGAAGTTACAACAAGGTGATGATTTAGCACCTGGTGTGTTAAAAATTGCCAAAGTGTACTTGGCGGTTAAACGTCGCATTCAGCCTGGCGATAAAATGGCGGGTCGACATGGTAACAAAGGTGTGATTTCAACCATTGTTCCTGTTGAAGATATGCCTTATCTAGAAGATGGTACGCCAGTTGATATCGTATTGAATCCATTAGGTGTTCCTTCTCGTATGAACGTCGGTCAGGTCCTAGAAACCCACTTAGGTTGGGCAGCCAAAGGCCTTGGGCTCAAGATCGGTAAGATGTTAGATGAAAAACGCGCATTAAATGATGTTAGAACTTTCTTGCAGTCAGTTTATAGCATGGGTGGTCAAAAAATTGATTTCCAACAATTTACTGATGAAGAACTAACAGAAATGAGCGGGAATCTGCGTCATGGTATTCCGATGGCGACACCCGTATTTGATGGTGCGAGTGAAGGTGAAATTAAGTCATTGTTGAAGATGGCGGATTTACCAGAAAGTGGCCAAACAACGTTATACGATGGCCGTACCGGTGAAGCCTTTGATCGTCCTGTGACGGTTGGTTACATGTACATGCTCAAGTTAAACCATTTGGTTGATGACAAGATGCATGCTCGTTCAACCGGTTCTTACAGCTTAGTAACCCAACAGCCACTAGGTGGTAAAGCACAATTTGGTGGTCAGCGTTTCGGTGAGATGGAAGTGTGGGCCTTAGAAGCATATGGCGCAGCTTACACCTTGCAAGAAATGTTAACGGTTAAATCCGATGACGTGGCAGGTCGTACCAAGATGTATAAAAACATTGTTGATGGCGATCATCGTATGGAACCTGGTATGCCGGAATCTTTCAACGTATTGGTGAAAGAAATCCGTTCCTTGGGTATCAATATGGAACTCGAACACGAAAATTGATTCTGTATCCGTAATACCTAAGCTTTCTCGAATCCGCTCTATGCGGGTTCGAGAAAACGAATAGCGTTAAAGAATTTGCATCCATTGATATGGAGAGAGAACCTTGAGAGATTTACTTTCTATCATACGCCAACAAACGAAAGGTCACGATTTTGATAGGGTCGCGGTTGGCCTTGCTCCACCGGAATTGATCCTCTCTTGGTCTTATGGTGAGGTGAAAAAGCCTGAAACCATTAACTACCGTACCTTCAAACCAGAAAGAGATGGTTTGTTTTGTGCCAAAATATTTGGTCCCGTTAAAGACTATGAATGCTTATGTGGCAAATATAAGCGCCTCAAGCATCGTGGTGTTATTTGTGAAAAATGCGGTGTGGAAGTCACCTTGGCAAAAGTACGTCGTGAACGTATGGGCCACGTTGAACTTGCAAGCCCTGTCGCGCATATCTGGTTTTTAAAATCTTTGCCATCTCGTATTGGCTTGCTGCTGGATATGACACTGCGTGATATTGAACGCATTCTCTATTTTGAAGCGTATGTCGTCATTGATCCAGGCATGACCCCTCTAGAAAAAGGTCAATTGCTCTCTGAAGAAGCCTATCTGGATTCTATTGAACAATATGGTGATGAGTTTGATGCGCGCATGGGTGCAGAAGCAGTAAAAGAACTGCTAAAGCGCATTGATTTGAAAACCGAAGCTGAAACCATTCGTGAAGAAATTCCAACCACCAATTCCGAAACGAAATCCAAGAAATTGGCTAAACGTCTTAAATTGGTTGAAGCGTTCTTGGATTCCGGCAATAAGCCTGAATGGATGATTATGACGGTATTACCCGTCTTGCCACCCGATTTGCGGCCTTTAGTACCGTTAGATGGTGGACGTTTTGCAACATCTGATTTGAACGATCTCTATCGTCGAGTCATTAACCGTAATAATCGCTTGAAACGTCTGTTAGATCTCAATGCTCCCGATATTATTGTGCGCAACGAGAAGCGTATGCTCCAAGAAGCGGTTGATGCGTTATTGGATAACGGTCGTCGTGGTCGAGCCATTACTGGTTCTAATAAACGTCCTTTAAAATCCTTAGCGGATATGATTAAAGGTAAACAAGGTCGATTCCGTCAAAACCTTTTAGGTAAACGTGTTGACTACTCAGGCCGTTCGGTAATCGTTGTGGGTCCTACCTTACGATTACATCAATGCGGCTTGCCGAAAAAAATGGCTTTAGAATTATTTAAACCATTTATTTTTAGCAAACTTGAATTAAGAGGCTTGGCAACAACCATTAAAGCTGCCAAGAAAATGGTAGAACGAGAAGGTCCAGAAGTTTGGGATATCTTAGAAGAAGTGATTCGAGAGCATCCTGTTCTGTTAAACCGCGCACCTACCTTGCACCGTTTGGGTATTCAAGCATTTGAACCCGTGTTAATTGAAGGTAAAGCAATTCAATTACACCCGTTAGTGTGTGCTGCATATAACGCGGACTTTGACGGTGACCAAATGGCCGTGCACGTGCCATTAACCATTGAAGCACAATTAGAAGCACGTGCTTTAATGATGTCGACGAATAACGTACTGTCACCTGCGAATGGTGAGCCTATCATTGTTCCTTCTCAGGACGTGGTATTAGGGCTTTACTATGTGACCCGCGAAAAAGTGAATGCCAAAGGCGAAGGAATGGTCTTTAGTGACGTTGCTGAAGTTCATCGCGCTTATTCTGCTAAAGCCGTTGATTTGCATGCAAAAATTCGTGTTCGTGTGGATGTTGAGAACACTGGCGAAAGTGCAAACAATAAGAAGCTTGTTGAATCCACCGTCGGGCGTGCATTGCTATCGGAACTATTACCTATTGGAATGCCATTTGCATTAGTGAATCAAACCCTAACGAAGAAAGCCATTTCTCGTTTAGTTAACCAGTGCTACCGTCAAGTTGGCTTAAAAGACACGGTTATTTTTGCCGATCAGCTTATGTATTTTGGTTTCCGTTATGCCACGATTTCAGGCTGTTCTATCGGTATTAACGATTTAGTGATTCCAAAAGCGAAAAGCGGCATCGTTGATCGCGCTGAAGAAGAAGTAAAAGAAATTGAGTCACAATATAGCTCCGGCTTAGTGACCCATGGTGAGCGTTACAATAAAGTTATCGATATTTGGTCACGCGCTAACGATCAAGTTGCGAAAGCGATGATGGACGAAATCTCTACTGAGAACGTTGAAGACGCAAAAGGTGTTGAAGTTGCGCAAGAATCATTCAACTCTGTCTACATGATGGCTGATTCAGGCGCTCGTGGTAGCCCTGCTCAGATCCGTCAGTTGGCTGGTATGCGTGGTTTGATGGCAAAACCAGACGGCTCGATCATTGAGACCCCAATTACGGCGAATTTCCGTGAAGGGTTGAACGTATTGCAGTACTTTATTTCGACCCACGGTGCTCGTAAAGGTTTGGCCGATACGGCGCTTAAAACCGCTAACTCTGGTTACTTAACCCGACGTTTAGTTGACGTCGCACAAGATGTGGTGATCACCGAGCATGATTGTGGTGCTACTGATGGTCTGGTGATGATGCCACACATTGAGGGTGGTGACGTGGTTGAGCCATTACGCGAACGTGTATTGGGTCGTACCGTTATCTCTCCTGTACTCAAGCCAGGTACCAATGACATTCTGGTTCCATCAGGCACGGTATTAGATGAAAAATGGGTTGAAACACTTGAGCAAAATACCGTTGATAAGGTACTCGTTCGTTCGCCTATTACCTGTGAATCTCGTCATGGTGTTTGCGCAATGTGCTATGGCCGTGACTTAGCTCGAGGCCATTTAGTCAATAGCGGTGAAGCTGTTGGGGTTATCGCAGCGCAGTCAATTGGTGAGCCGGGTACACAGTTAACCATGCGTACCTTCCACATCGGGGGTGCAGCGTCCAGAGCCACCGCTGAAAATAGCGTGTTAGTGAAATCGAATGGTACAGTCAAGTTACATAACTTGAAGATTATTAAAAATGATAGTGGTAACTATGTGACGGTTTCTCGTTCTGGTGAACTGTCTGTCATGGACGAACACGGTCGTGATCGTGAACGTTATAAATTGCCTTATGGTGCGGTATTAACCATTGCCGATGGTGATAAAGTACAAAGTGGTCAAACCGTTGCTAACTGGGACCCGCATACCCATCCGATCATTACTGAAGTTGCCGGTTTCATTAACTTTGTCGACATGGTTGATGGCGTAACAATGCATCGTCAAACCGATGAATTGACTGGTCTATCTAGCATTGTGATTTCTGACGCAAAACAATACCGTTCGAGCTCGGGTAAAGAATTGCGTCCGATGTTGAAATTAGTGGATGAAAATGGAGAAGATCTTTGCTTGGCAGGAACCAGTTTGCCAGCACATTACTTCTTGTCTGCTAACGCAATTGCCAATGTTGAAGACGGACAACAAATTAAAGTGGGTGACGTTTTAGCGAGAATTCCACAAGAAACCTCTAAAACCCGCGACATTACCGGTGGTTTGCCCCGAGTGGCCGACCTCTTTGAAGCACGTAAACCTAAAGAGCCTGCTATCTTGGCAGAGATCTCAGGTATTGTGAGCTTTGGTAAAGAAACAAAAGGTAAACGAAGACTGGTCATTACCTCACAAGAAGGTGGTGAATCACACGAAGAACTTATTCCTAAATGGCGTCATGTTGGCGTGTTTGAAGGGGAATACGTTGAGCGTGGGGAAGTCATCGCAGATGGCCCTAATAACCCGCATGATATCCTGCGCTTATTAGGCGTGGGGGCGCTTGCGAACTACATCGTTAATGAAGTGCAAGATGTTTATCGCTTACAAGGTGTAAATATTAACGATAAGCACATCGAAACGATTGTTCGTCAAATGCTGCGCAAAGTGGTGATTAGCGATCCAGGCGATACACGCTTCTTAAAAGGTGAGCAAGCTGAGGTTTACCGTGTTAACGATGTAAACAAAGAGATGATTGCCAAGGGCAAGATGGTTGCTCGTATAGAGCCCATGTTGTTAGGTATCACCAAAGCGTCGTTAGCAACAGAATCGTTCATTTCTGCGGCATCTTTCCAAGAAACGACCCGCGTTTTAACAGAGGCTGCGGTCAGTGGTAAAAAAGATGAGTTGCGCGGACTGAAAGAAAACGTTATTGTTGGCCGACTAATTCCCGCAGGTACTGGGTTAGCTAGCCACCTGCAGCGTCGTAAAGAGCAACAAGCACTTGCTCGTGGTGCACTGGGGCAAAAGAGCACAGTGACAGCAAGTGATGTAGAACACGCACTAAGTGAGATGCTAAATTCATCTACATCTTAGTCGAATGACTAAAGGGCTGATTAAGTATCAGCCCTCATAAAAAAATGGGCCCCATACAATTTAAGGGGTGGCCCTAAAGGATAAAGGACATCGCTCTACAAGGGGCTTGCCCGGCATAGCTTACAAAGTAAGCGAAGACGGGTTGACAGAATGTCTTAATGCATTTAGCATCACGCTTCTCAAATGGGCAAGCGGGATGCTTTTTGCCCTTTTTGTTTGAGTAAAAATTGCAATTTTTATTGAGGAGTGTCACGCGCGTTATGGCAACCGTGAATCAGCTGGTCCGTAAAGGACGTCGCTCAGTCAAAAGAAAATCAAAAAGCCCGGCGTTAATGTCATGCCCACTTCGTCGTGGCGTATGCACAAGGGTTTACACTGTAACCCCTAAAAAGCCTAACTCGGCATTACGTAAAGTATGTCGTGTTAAGTTAACAAACGGCTACGAAGTTACTGTCTATATCGGTGGTGAAGGACATAACTTACAAGAGCACTCAGTCGTATTAATCCGCGGTGGTCGTGTAAAAGACTTACCAGGTGTGAGATATCACGTCGTGCGCGGTAGTTTGGATACTGCAGGTGTGAATAATCGTAAGCAAGGTCGCTCGAAGTACGGTACAAAGCGTCCTAAACAAGCTGCATAGTTCATAACTTGGTTGTAGGAAAATTAGATCATGCCAAGAAGAAGAGTCGTTACCAAACGTAAAACGCTACCGGATCCAGTTTATGGAAGCGAGTTAGCTGCTAAATTTATTAACCATCTTATGCAAGATGGTAAAAAATCAATCGCAGAAAAAAGCTTATATGGTGCTTTAGAAATTATCCGTGACCGCGGTAATAAAGATCCTATCGAGCTATTCAAACGCGCTGTTGAGAACGTACGCCCAACGGTTGAAGTTAAATCTCGCCGTGTTGGTGGTGCGACTTACCAGATTCCTGTTGAAGTCAGACCATCCCGTAGTACGGCATTAGCAATGCGTTGGATTGTTGATTATTCCCGTAAACGCGGTGAAAAAGGAATGACAGCACGTTTAGCAGCTGAAATTTTGGATGCTGCTGATGAAGAAGGCGGTAGTCGAGGTAAAGGCGGCGCGGTGAAGAAGCGAGAAGATACTCACCGTATGGCTGAAGCGAACAAAGCATTTTCACATTTCCGTTGGTAAAAAAGCCCTAGGAGCAAAAACGTGGCGCGTAAGACACCTTTACAACACGTTCGAAATATCGGGATTATGGCACATATTGATGCCGGTAAAACCACGACAACTGAACGAGTCCTGTTCTATACGGGCGTTTCACATAAGATTGGTGAAGTTCATGATGGCGCAGCTGTTATGGATTACATGGAACAAGAACAAGAACGTGGTATTACCATCACATCAGCAGCAACAACCTGCTTCTGGAGAGGGATGGCACAGAACTTCCCTGAACATCGTATCAACATTATTGATACCCCAGGACACGTTGATTTTACTATCGAAGTAGAGCGTTCATTGCGCGTACTTGATGGTGCTTGTGGTGTATTTTGTGCAGTTGGTGGTGTAGAACCCCAATCTGAAACCGTATGGCGTCAAGCAAATAAATACAAAGTACCTCGCATTGCGTTTGTTAATAAAATGGATCGTGCTGGTGCAGATTTCTTACGTGTCGTGAAACAGATGCGTGAACGTTTAGGTGCCAACGCAGTTCCTATCCAGTTAAACATTGGCGCAGAAGAAAATTTCGAAGGCGTTGTCGATCTTGTCAAAATGAAAGCAATCATTTGGGATGACAAAACTGAAGGTACACGCTTTGAAGAGCATGATATTCCTGAGAATATCAAAGATAAATGCCAAGAAATGCGCGAAAACATGGTTGAAGCTGCTGCAGAAGCCAGTGAAGAATTGATGGAAAAATACCTAAGCGAAGGTGATTTATCCAGCGAAGATATCTATTTCGGCTTGCGTACACGTACGATTGCAAATGAAATCGTGCCCGTTCTTTGTGGTTCAGCGTTTAAGAACAAAGGCGTGCAAGCGATGCTTGATGCGGTTGTTCAATTTTTGCCTTCACCAGCAGACATTCCTGATGTTGTTGGTACAGAAGATGAATCATCTGAAAAGCACATTACGCGTGCTGCTTCTGATGATGCCCCATTCTCTGCTTATGCATTTAAAATTATCAACGATCCATTTGTTGGTACTTTAACCTTCTTCCGTGTTTATTCCGGAACGTTAGAAGCAGGTACGACCATTTTAAATTCGTTGAAAGACAAAAAAGAACGATTTGGTCGAATTCTGCAAATGCATGCTAACTCACGCGAAGAAATTAAAGAGGTTCGCGCAGGTGATATTGCTGCCGTTGTGGGTCTAAAACATACCACCACAGGTGATACTCTCACCGATCCTGAGAATGTGATTGTTTTAGAAAAAATGATATTCCCAGAACCCGTTATTAACGTTGCGATTGAACCTAAAACCAAAGCCGATCAAGAAAAAATGGGTATCGCATTGGGTCGCTTGGCAAAAGAAGATCCTTCAATGCGTGTATTTACGGATGAAGAGTCCGGTCAAACCATCTTGGCAGGTCAAGGTGAATTGCATTTAGAAATTTTGGTTGATCGTCTAAAGCGGGAATTTTCAGTAGAAGCCAACGTGGGTAACCCACAAGTAGCTTACCGTGAAAGCATCACCGCTAGTGTGGAACAAGAAGGTAAATTCATTCGTCAGTCAGGTGGTCGTGGTCAATACGGTCATGTTTGGATCCGTTTGGCACCTAACGAACCTGGTAAAGGTTTTGAGTTTGTTGATGAAATCAAAGGTGGTGCGATTCCTAAAGAATACATCCCTGCAGTTAGCAAAGGTATTGCTGAACAAATGCAGAATGGTGTGTTGGCTGGGTATCCTGTCGTTGACGTAAAGGCGACATTATTTGATGGTTCTTACCATGACGTCGACTCCAGTGAAATGGCGTTCAAGATTGCAGGTTCTATGGCCTTCAAAGAAGGTGCATTAAAAGCTAAGCCTAAATTGCTTGAACCTATCATGAAAGTAGAAGTGGTAACTCCTGAAGAGTATATGGGCGATGTGATGGGTGACCTTAACCGTCGTCGTGGTGTACTACAAGGGATGGATGATACGCCATCAGGTAAAACAGTTTCTGCAATGGTTCCTTTGTCTGAAATGTTTGGCTATGCAACTGCTTTGCGCTCAATGTCGCAAGGTCGTGCTACTTACTCCATGGAATTTGAAAAATACATGGAAGCACCAGCAAACGTTACAGAACAAGTAATTAGTAAGCAACGCGGTTAATAAATCGCAGTTGCCCAGGAGAGAGATGATGAAAGGCCAAATCATAAGAATTCGTTTAAAAGCCTTCGATCATAAATTGATCGATAAATCGGCTAAAGAAATTGTGGAAACCGCAAAACGTACTGGTGCGCAAGTAAGAGGTCCAGTTCCAATGCCAACCCACATTGAAAAATACACCATTTTGATCTCGCCACACATTGATAGTAATGCGCGCGATCAATATGAGATCCGTACACATAATCGCCTTGTTATCATTGCTGAACCAACTGATAAAACAGTTGATGCATTGATGAAACTCGACTTAGCAGCAGGCGTTGATGTACAGATCGCTGTTAGTTAAGTTTTATTGAATTAAAGAGCAGTTTTTACAAAATTAAATCCGGTACAACATTGCTTGTACGGCGGAGGGAAAAATGGCAATAGGTTTGGTTGGTAGAAAAGTAGGGATGACTCGGGTATTTACCGAGACAGGGAGTTCAATCCCTGTAACGGTAGTTGAAGTGTTACCCAATCTCATTACGCAGTTAAAATCGCAAGATAACGAAGGCTTTCGTGCAGTTCAGGTAACAACCGGTTCACGTAAAGCACAACGCGTCAATAAGCCTGAAGCAGGCCACTTTGCAAAAGCAGGCGTGGAAGCAGGTAGAGGTTTATGGGAATTTCCTTTAAACGCGAATGAAGGTGTTGAATTTAAAGTTGGCCAAGCGTTAACGGTTGATATGTTCCAAACGGGGCAACGCGTTGATGTGGTTGGTACAACCAAAGGTAAAGGTTTTGCTGGTACCGTTAAGCGCCATCATTTCCGTACTCAAGATGCAACACATGGTAACTCCCGTTCGCATCGTGTACCAGGCTCTATTGGTCAAAACCAAACGCCAGGTCGTGTATTCAAGGGTAAAAAGATGTGTGGCCATATGGGTGATGTTCGTCGTACTGCACAATATTTAGAAGTTGTACGAGTAGACGCTGAACGTAATTTGCTATTGATTCGTGGTGCCGTGCCAGGTAGCACAGGTGGTGATCTCATCATCAAACCAACGGCAAAAGTCCAAATCAATAATGCAGAAACAGCGTAAGGAGGGTGCGATGAAACTTGCTTTAGCTAAAGCCGCAGGCGGCACAAATAGTATCGACGTTTCTGAAGTAACCTTTGGACGCGAGTTTAATGAACCTCTTGTGCACCAAGTGGTAGTTGCTTTAATGGCTGGCGCTCGCGCTGGTACCAAAAAGCAAAAAACCCGTGCAGAAGTGAGAGGCGGTGGCGCTAAACCATGGCGTCAAAAAGGAACCGGCCGTGCTCGTGCAGGTACCATTCGAAGCCCGTTATGGCGCAAAGGTGGCGTGATTTTCGCTGCGACTCCTCGTGATCATAGCCAAAAAGTAAATAAGAA is a genomic window containing:
- the rpoC gene encoding DNA-directed RNA polymerase subunit beta', coding for MRDLLSIIRQQTKGHDFDRVAVGLAPPELILSWSYGEVKKPETINYRTFKPERDGLFCAKIFGPVKDYECLCGKYKRLKHRGVICEKCGVEVTLAKVRRERMGHVELASPVAHIWFLKSLPSRIGLLLDMTLRDIERILYFEAYVVIDPGMTPLEKGQLLSEEAYLDSIEQYGDEFDARMGAEAVKELLKRIDLKTEAETIREEIPTTNSETKSKKLAKRLKLVEAFLDSGNKPEWMIMTVLPVLPPDLRPLVPLDGGRFATSDLNDLYRRVINRNNRLKRLLDLNAPDIIVRNEKRMLQEAVDALLDNGRRGRAITGSNKRPLKSLADMIKGKQGRFRQNLLGKRVDYSGRSVIVVGPTLRLHQCGLPKKMALELFKPFIFSKLELRGLATTIKAAKKMVEREGPEVWDILEEVIREHPVLLNRAPTLHRLGIQAFEPVLIEGKAIQLHPLVCAAYNADFDGDQMAVHVPLTIEAQLEARALMMSTNNVLSPANGEPIIVPSQDVVLGLYYVTREKVNAKGEGMVFSDVAEVHRAYSAKAVDLHAKIRVRVDVENTGESANNKKLVESTVGRALLSELLPIGMPFALVNQTLTKKAISRLVNQCYRQVGLKDTVIFADQLMYFGFRYATISGCSIGINDLVIPKAKSGIVDRAEEEVKEIESQYSSGLVTHGERYNKVIDIWSRANDQVAKAMMDEISTENVEDAKGVEVAQESFNSVYMMADSGARGSPAQIRQLAGMRGLMAKPDGSIIETPITANFREGLNVLQYFISTHGARKGLADTALKTANSGYLTRRLVDVAQDVVITEHDCGATDGLVMMPHIEGGDVVEPLRERVLGRTVISPVLKPGTNDILVPSGTVLDEKWVETLEQNTVDKVLVRSPITCESRHGVCAMCYGRDLARGHLVNSGEAVGVIAAQSIGEPGTQLTMRTFHIGGAASRATAENSVLVKSNGTVKLHNLKIIKNDSGNYVTVSRSGELSVMDEHGRDRERYKLPYGAVLTIADGDKVQSGQTVANWDPHTHPIITEVAGFINFVDMVDGVTMHRQTDELTGLSSIVISDAKQYRSSSGKELRPMLKLVDENGEDLCLAGTSLPAHYFLSANAIANVEDGQQIKVGDVLARIPQETSKTRDITGGLPRVADLFEARKPKEPAILAEISGIVSFGKETKGKRRLVITSQEGGESHEELIPKWRHVGVFEGEYVERGEVIADGPNNPHDILRLLGVGALANYIVNEVQDVYRLQGVNINDKHIETIVRQMLRKVVISDPGDTRFLKGEQAEVYRVNDVNKEMIAKGKMVARIEPMLLGITKASLATESFISAASFQETTRVLTEAAVSGKKDELRGLKENVIVGRLIPAGTGLASHLQRRKEQQALARGALGQKSTVTASDVEHALSEMLNSSTS
- the rpsL gene encoding 30S ribosomal protein S12; its protein translation is MATVNQLVRKGRRSVKRKSKSPALMSCPLRRGVCTRVYTVTPKKPNSALRKVCRVKLTNGYEVTVYIGGEGHNLQEHSVVLIRGGRVKDLPGVRYHVVRGSLDTAGVNNRKQGRSKYGTKRPKQAA
- the rpsG gene encoding 30S ribosomal protein S7; this translates as MPRRRVVTKRKTLPDPVYGSELAAKFINHLMQDGKKSIAEKSLYGALEIIRDRGNKDPIELFKRAVENVRPTVEVKSRRVGGATYQIPVEVRPSRSTALAMRWIVDYSRKRGEKGMTARLAAEILDAADEEGGSRGKGGAVKKREDTHRMAEANKAFSHFRW